The following DNA comes from Cryobacterium psychrophilum.
ACCGGGGAGCGCAACCTCGACCGGCTCGGCGGACTCGGTTCCCGCATGCCGTGGACCGCCCTCTCCTTCGGCATCGCGAGCCTCGGTGCCGCGGCCATCCCCGTGACCTCGGGCTTCGTCGCCGAGTGGATGCTGCTGCAGTCCCTCATCCACGGGGGCCGACTGAACGGCGAGGTCGTCTCGGTCGCGGCATCCGTTGCCATGCCCCTGGCCGTCGCGGTCGTCGCCCTCACCGCGGGCCTCGCCCTGCTCACCTTCGTGAAGGCCTATGGCATCGCGTTCCTGGCCCGCCCGCGATCGAGCGCCGCCGCACTGGCTCACGACGTGCCACTGCTCATGCGATTCCCGCTGCTCCTCGGCGCGCTGGGCGTGCTCGCGCTCGGCCTCATACCCGGACCAGTGGCGGCCGTCGTCGCGGCGACGGTTGGTCCGCAGACCGCCCTCGCGGCCGTTCCCGTGGGGCTCGGCGGTGTGGCGCTGCCCGGCATCGGCGCCGTACTCGACCCGGTCATGCTCGTCGTGCTCTCCGCGCTCGTGCTCATCCCGATCCTGATCGCCATCATCGTGTCGGCCCGCACGCACCCCGAGCGCATCAACGCCCTCCCCTGGGGCGGCGGCGGATCCCGTGCCCGGCCGAGAATGCAGTACACGGCCACCTCGTATGCCGAGCCGCTCGTGCGCGTGTTTGACGACGTACTGAAGCCGTCCCGTGACGTGCAGGTCACCCACGTGGGCGAATCGCGCTACCTCGTGGAGCGGGTCAAGATTGAGCAGACCGTGTCCGACGTGATCGAGACCCGCCTGTATCGACCGGTGCTCAACCTGATGCAGCGCTACGGCATCGTGGCGCGGTACGCGGCCAACGGCAGCATCCACCGGTACCTCACGTATTCCTTCGTGGCTTTTCTGATCGTGCTGATTGTGGTGTCACTGTGAACTGGTCGGCGATCGTCATCGCGCTCGTGCAGGTCGTGCTCTTTGTCTTCCTCGCCCCGCTGCTCGTCGGCGTGATGCGTCAGGTGCGGGCGAGAGTCTCCGGTCGCGTCGGGGCCGGAATCTGGCAGCCGTGGCGTGACGTGCGCAAGCTCCTGCGCAAGGATCCCGTGCGCGCCCAGGACAGCAGCTGGATGCTGCGGGCTGGCCCGGTCGCCCTGCTCGTGTCAAGCCTGCTCCTGTGCGTGCTGCTGCCACTCGTGGGTACCGTCCCGTTCTCGCGCATTCCGAGCGACCTGTTCGTGATCGTCTCCGTGATGCTCATCGGCGTCGTGGCCCTCGCCCTCGTGGGCCTTGACGGCGGAACCGCGTTCGGCGGCATGGGTTCGAGCCGCCACATGACCGTCGCCGCGCTCGTGGAGCCCACGTTCCTGCTGTCCATCTACGCGCTCTCCATTCCGGCCGGCACGTCGACGCTCTCCCTCATCGTGCAGACCCGGCTCGACACCCCCGAGATCATCATCTCGCCCGTGAGCGTTCTGGCCATCGTGGCGCTCGCGATCGCGATCATGGCCGAGACCAACCGGCTCCCCGTCGACAACCCCGGCACCCACCTCGAACTGACCATGTTGCACGAAGCCATGGTGATCGAAAGCTCCGGCCGCGACCTCGCCTGGCTCGAGCTCGGCTCCTGGTTGAAGCTTGCCGCCCTGCTCGGCCTCGTCGCCAACCTCGTCATTCCCTGGGGCGTGGTGACCGACTTCTCTGTCCTGGCACTCCTGCTCGGCGTCATCACCATCGGCGTGAAGGTGCTGCTGCTGGGCGTTCTGCTCGCTGTCGGCGAAGTCTTCCTGGCCAAGATTCGCCTGTTCCAGGTGCCCGAGTTGCTCGCGGGCTCCTTCGCCCTCGCCTTCCTCGCTGTGACCGCCTCCTATCTGGTCGCTTAGGACCTCATGACTGAAACTCTGTTCACCCAACTGGTCGGGCTCTGTACCGGAACCCTGCTGCTCACGAGCGCGCTCATGGTCTGGCGGCACTCGCTGCTCGCGTCCATCCGGCTGCTCTCCGTGCAGGGCGTGGCCCTCGCCGCCCTCGTGGCCGTGATCGGAGCCCAGGAGCGTGAGGCCGAGCTCATCCTCGTGTCCCTGCTCATTCTCGTAACCAAGGGGGTGGCCCTCCCGTGGGTACTCGCGCGCCAGTCAAAGGCCACGATCCGCACGATTGAGGAATCCCCGCGCCTGAACCCCACCGCTGCCCTCCTCGCCGTGACGCTGCTCACGATCCTGAGTTACGTCGTGGTGAGCCAGCTCATCGGCCTCGGCACGAGCGTCGGTTCGCACGCCGCCCCGATCGGGCTCGCCATGATCCTCACCGGATTCCTGCTGCTCATCACCCGCCGCCGCGCTCGCTCGCAGCTCATCGGTTTTCTGCTGCTCGATAACGGCATCGCCACGGTCGCCTTCCTCACGAGCGGAGGGGTGCCCCTCCTTCTCGAGTTCGGCGTATCCCTGGACGTTCTGCTCGTCGTGCTCATTTTGCATGTCTTTGCCGGCCGCATGCGGAACAAGTTCGGTGGAACCGACGTCGACCAGTTGAGAGAGTTGCACGACTGATGGAATTAGCCCTCTTAACGCCCCTCGCCATCCCTGTGGTCCTCGCCCTGCTGAGCCTCACGATCGATTCGGCACCGCTTCGGCGCTACTCCCCCATGGCCTCGAGCGCCGCGGTGCTCGTCTCCGGCCTCCTCCTGATCAGCGCCGTACTTCAACGCGGCGGCGCCACCAGCATCAGCGACCTGCTCCGTTCCGATGCGCTCTCCTCGTACATGCTGGCGGTGGTCGGCGCCGTCGGACTCGTCTCCACCTGGGGCGGGCTCAGCAGCGTGGCCGCGAGCCGTGAACGCACCGCCGGTTCCTATGGCGCCCTGCTCTCGCTCTTCCTGGCCGCTATGTCCCTGGCCGTGCTCGCCGACAGCATCGGCCTCATGTGGGCGGCCATCGAGGCCACGACCATTGCCACCGCGTTCCTCGTGGGTCACCACCGCAGTCGGCGTTCGCTCGAGGCCGCGTGGAAATACGTCATCCTCGGCTCGGTGGGCGTGGCAATCGC
Coding sequences within:
- a CDS encoding respiratory chain complex I subunit 1 family protein; its protein translation is MNWSAIVIALVQVVLFVFLAPLLVGVMRQVRARVSGRVGAGIWQPWRDVRKLLRKDPVRAQDSSWMLRAGPVALLVSSLLLCVLLPLVGTVPFSRIPSDLFVIVSVMLIGVVALALVGLDGGTAFGGMGSSRHMTVAALVEPTFLLSIYALSIPAGTSTLSLIVQTRLDTPEIIISPVSVLAIVALAIAIMAETNRLPVDNPGTHLELTMLHEAMVIESSGRDLAWLELGSWLKLAALLGLVANLVIPWGVVTDFSVLALLLGVITIGVKVLLLGVLLAVGEVFLAKIRLFQVPELLAGSFALAFLAVTASYLVA